Proteins encoded together in one Carya illinoinensis cultivar Pawnee chromosome 3, C.illinoinensisPawnee_v1, whole genome shotgun sequence window:
- the LOC122305296 gene encoding transcription factor bHLH3-like — protein MVETFWLNEEDRAMMESVLGTEACEFLVASASENVISNLVTPSGDLGVQQGLSQLVRGSDWNYAVFWKVVNLKSGSSALIWGDGHFCDPKGGGARDRNRGEDNNLDGVGRKEDEVKKLVLQKLHASFGRSDEDNFAARLNGVSDLEMFYITSMYFTFRCDSSRGLGESYISGKSIWASDLPSCLRHYQQRSYLARSAGFQTVVFVPVKSGVVEFGSIKSIPEEQNTVDMVKKIFGESNSAQSKVLPKIFGHELSLGGTKSCSVNINFSPKVEDDSGFTPDSFDVQTRGANTIYGNSSNGCRSDDNEAKLFPRLNQMVVGGFNPQTIVSSMEMAKDDSSSQPDERKPRKRGRKPANGREEPLNHVEAERQRREKLNQRFYALRAVVPNISKMDKASLLGDAITYINDLQMKIRVLETEKEVEKTKNKQLSATEIDCQARQEDSVVRIGCPLDAHPVSGVIKAFREHQIVAQDSNVSTENGKVIHTFSIRTQGGTAEQLKEELVAALLK, from the coding sequence ATGGTTGAGACATTTTGGttaaatgaagaagacagagccATGATGGAGTCAGTATTGGGTACAGAAGCATGTGAGTTCTTGGTTGCATCAGCTTCTGAAAATGTGATATCAAATTTAGTTACGCCGTCTGGTGATTTGGGTGTGCAGCAGGGCTTGTCCCAGCTTGTTAGAGGGTCAGATTGGAACTATGCAGTTTTCTGGAAGGTTGTGAACTTGAAGTCTGGTAGTTCTGCCCTGATATGGGGTGATGGACACTTCTGTGACCCAAAAGGTGGGGGAGCTAGAGACAGGAACAGAGGTGAGGATAACAATTTGGATGGAGTTGGGAGGAAAGAGGACGAGGTGAAGAAGCTGGTGCTTCAGAAGCTTCATGCTTCTTTTGGTAGGTCAGATGAGGATAACTTTGCAGCAAGGCTGAATGGAGTATCTGATTTGGAGATGTTCTACATCACCTCAATGTATTTTACATTTCGATGTGATTCCTCACGTGGACTTGGGGAGTCATATATTTCTGGTAAATCAATTTGGGCTTCAGATTTGCCTAGTTGCTTACGTCATTATCAGCAGAGGTCATATCTAGCAAGGTCAGCTGGGTTCCAAACTGTGGTGTTTGTACCCGTGAAATCTGGAGTTGTAGAGTTTGGTTCGATAAAATCGATTCCAGAGGAACAGAATACTGTGGACATGGTTAAAAAGATTTTTGGGGAGTCTAATTCTGCACAGTCAAAGGTGCTTCCAAAGATTTTTGGACACGAACTTAGTCTGGGTGGTACAAAATCCTGCTCagtcaatattaatttttcccCAAAGGTGGAAGATGATTCAGGTTTTACTCCTGACTCTTTTGATGTGCAAACAAGAGGTGCCAATACTATTTATGGAAATTCTTCTAATGGATGTCGAAGTGATGATAATGAAGCAAAATTGTTTCCACGGTTGAACCAAATGGTAGTTGGGGGTTTTAATCCACAAACGATAGTTTCTAGCATGGAGATGGCCAAGGATGACTCATCATCTCAGCCTGATGAGCGGAAACCcagaaagagagggagaaagcCTGCTAATGGTAGAGAAGAACCATTGAACCATGTGGAAGCAGAGCGGCAGAGGCGCGAGAAGCTTAATCAGAGATTCTATGCATTGAGAGCTGTTGTCCCAAATATATCTAAGATGGACAAGGCCTCTCTGCTTGGTGATGCCATTACCTATATCAACGATCTCCAAATGAAGATCAGGGTTTTGGAAACCGAAAAGGAGGTGGAAAAAACTAAGAATAAGCAGCTCTCAGCAACAGAGATTGATTGTCAGGCAAGACAAGAGGATTCAGTTGTGAGGATAGGCTGCCCACTGGATGCTCATCCGGTTTCTGGAGTCATCAAAGCGTTCAGGGAACATCAAATTGTTGCTCAAGATTCAAATGTTTCAACGGAGAATGGCAAGGTTATTCATACATTTTCAATTCGAACTCAAGGTGGTACTGCAGAGCAGTTGAAGGAGGAGCTGGTTGCTGCCCTTCTGAAGTGA